TAAGTTTTATCCTTCGACAAGATATCCACGAACTGACGAGGAGAGAGATCTGACAAGGAAACAAATCTTGCAGTGGGGATCCTCACCTATCAAAGTAGGAATTGGCACCTAGTTTGTTTGTGGTTTGTAACGCTGGACTCGTTCAGATGTTGTAATTAAACTACTGGTAGTTTCGTTTTGGTACTATGAGTTCAGAAGTGGTTTGACTCCCGACATATCGTTAGCTAATTAGTAACAACTTATTGAAAAAGGTTCAATTTACTCACTTCAAGTATTGCTAAAGTCTCAAACATTTTTCAATAACTCAGTAACAATGTGTCTGTATCTTCATAGGGTTAAGTGTGCGTGCGTTTGTGAGCGTCTATGTTTATATTGTATTTCTTAGAAAAAAACTATAGTTTAGTCTGTTATCCGGATTTTAGCTATAGTTGAGGGAGTAGTTtttactttttcctttttcaaatATCAGCATCTATATAATGATGTGGCTTATCAGCGAACCTATCCACTTTTCTATACTATGTATTTGGATTATATAAATCATGAGCCATTTTCTTTTCATTGATCATAAattcataaatataaataatttaGGACATTACTGTTCAGTCATTGTCAATTTTGTATATATTATTAATGATAGACTAGCCAATATGCCCGGGCATTAGAATGGGAGAGAAAAAAACTCACATGCCCCTTGCTCAACAGGTATGCCCCCAAAACTATTTAGGTGCTTGATTTTAGATTCACATCAACTATTTCCAAAATAGGAATGAAATCCTCCTGCACAAACTAAGCTTATTAATTTTAGCTAAATAAAAGCAAaggtataaaaacaaaaataacccTTTGGCATAGCTTCAAGAAGAGCTTCAAAAATAGTTTCTTGTGAAGCTATGCCAAAGAGGTAAAACTTGAGCAGCTTCTTCCTTGAAGCAACCAGTGAAGCTATCCATGTGCTTCCACTAGCGGGGTGAAGCTAAAAAACGTGGCTTCACCCAGCTTCACTGGAAAGAAGTTCGCCAAACGTTTTTCAAAACAGCTTTAACTTCACCAAGAAAGCTGCTTCACTAGAAAAGCCGCTTCACAAACTGTTTTAAGAGAAGCTAAAGCTATGCCAAACGGGGCGTTGTCACGATTGGAATCCAAGGTattatcattttttttgaataatatTGGATCACATTATTGACAATCTTAAGTTCATAACTTGTGCAAACATACATCGACAAAACAAAACAATGAGAATTGGCATATTCTCAATCTCACCTCACGTTTTAGAATGTTTAAATTGAAGATATTATCTGGAAAAAAATTCAATGTGAATCAGATCATTTATACGAAAGGTTCTTCATGGTGATGGAATTCTTAGTTGGATGTCGTGTTTTTTCGCGGTTTCTCTTTGTGTAGTTTCTTCAGATGTCATGTTTGCATAAAGCAACCTCTGACCATCATGTATTGCCCATCTTTGCTCGGGTTTTAAATTTGCATATCATGCCATATAATTTGCACGTATTGCTGCAATTTTCTTGCACGCATATTATACTTTTTCATGCACAATTTGCCCTGACCCCATCTAACCATAGTATTCTACATCAATAAGGGTACGGTGGCTATAACTTTCTTTTGGTTATTATGAGCTTCACGATACTTTTTTAGTAATTTATCCTTTTGCTAATCAGACAACTATGCATACCAATTCCTTTCTCGCTGCCTCTTACCTTTCACGATACCTTTTTTTTAAGCTTTTAAGCACTGAATTTAACTTGAATACCCTATGCCTATGTCCTAGAACAATAAGCAACGTTTTAGTGCCCTTGCCTTGACTCTTTTAAATAATGAGAACATGAATTTTCAAGTATTTGTAACCCATTTACAGTTTTCACTGTTTCTCATATATCTGGTCCTTATAAAAAATATAAGCGAAAAGTTCGGTTTACACCTtcaaactatcacaaaagtctaATTCTCAACCTTCAACTATGAAATAAGATAACAGAGGCTATCCAACTATTGAAATTAGACAAATTTGGCTCCTTAGGTTGTCTTTTATTTTAtgtgaattaaaaatatttaaatttaaattaaaaaaaattataagtaatttattttaaatcaaaaaaatacgaaataggtatcaaaagttttataaaaatataacctacCTATTGGCACGATATTTATCAATTACTcagatttaattttttttatattcataataCTTGGTCGCTTGTAGTTATGTCAATTGCTtttgaataactaagattcaaatatagtaataatagataggttatatttttaaaaaatttggtactagtatcatatttttatttgaataaattagttttgaaattttagatctagttagattttttattttttgaaaaatataaaaccgcGTCTTTTTGCgcaaaaaaaataatacaaaaccaccttcaaaccTCCTTAAGAGCCAAATTTGTCCTGTTTCGACAGTTGCATAACCTTTACTCAGTTTTGTAGTTAAAAATTGAAAATAGAATTTTTACAATAGTTTGAAAGTGTAATCGGACTTTTTCCTATATATAAAACAGATTTATTATTATTCCCAAAAATTTAAACCggtgcccgccggccgccgtgccgaCGCCTTCCTTCGCCTTCGCACCACCGGCGCCCCGGCGGCGTGTTGAGCGCGTGGTTGCTCCGCTGGCCACGCGGCGTGCGTACCGCGCGCCTGTCGCCGGCCGCTTGAAatcactcccccccccccccccccccccccccccccccccccctacctTGGCAGCTTCCAGCTTAGCGGTGCCGGTCAGGCGATGGAGGCGGACGACGCCGACGGCAGTCTCGATTCGTGGGCCCAATTCTGCTCTCTCTCCAACGAACTTCTCGGTGGCGATGGCGATCTCTCCGTTGGGCCGCGCCTAGCGCCCGTCGTCGCCGACCTCTGCACCCGCGGCCTCGCCACGCTCGTCCGCGACTACTTCCTCCACTCCCTCGAGGTCCACACGATaacctaccccccccccccccccccggcggcctctctctttctctctccctctcgcgCCCACGGCTGCTGCTGTATTGCTATTCCCGTGTTCCGGTGGAGATTTGGGGGATGATAGCTGTGCAGTGTGAAGGTTCGCGTGTGCTGCATGCTAGGTGTTTGTGAGAATGCCTGCACCAAATGGCAGAAGCCACAGTATGCGAGGATGGAATCTGGATCCTGTGCTTAGCTTGGGTGTTTATGGAAATGGCCCAAGTGAGATCTCAGCGCTTTGCTTGGGTGTAGCATTTAGTATTGCTGGGCTCGGCTTTCTTTTTCAAGTTCTTAACTTGCAACAGTCAATCGCGCCGCTTTCTTTTTCAAGTTCTTAACTTGCAACAGAAAAACGATCCTGATGATTTCAAAAGCTTTTTGTTCCATTCAATTTCTGTTGGTGCAGGAAACATTTCGAAACAATGCAGTCAGGAAGTTCTGGCAGCACTTTCATCCTTATTGCAGTGCCTCTGCAGTAGATCGAATTAAGTTCTGTGTAAGTTATGGAAAACCTATTTAACTTGTCACCACACCTTTTTTTTTGGAGTTTGCAGAATGAACTTTCAATCTTGTAAAGAAATAATGTCTTGCATGTTTTCTATTTCTAGTATCTTTTCTCACACAATATGTTGTGCCCTACATATGTCATGTCAACAAGTTGAAATGGCCCATCAACAATATGATTATAGTTTGATGGCTTCACCTCTTAACTCCTGTTTTATCCTTCTTTTATTGACAAGACCTCTCAATTCATGCATTACAGGTTAAAGAACATTGGCCTGATGAAATCTTAAGCAGAGCACTGGAGGACATATGCTTGGAAAAGAGTTACCAGGAAAAATGTGTTTTTGTTCTAGTCCATGCTTTACAATCATATGAGGATAGAATGtccaaaagaaaattaaaagcAGTGGATTGCAGTTCCAGCTTAATGCCTAGGTACCAATTAATGGTATCATCAGTACTTCTGACAACACTGCCCTCGAGCTTTCCTGGTCAGTGTCATTTTCTCCTCTGTATTATGGGTAGTGAAGATCTTTATCTAATGCTCTATTGACTGTTGGGCACAATTGTGGACCATGTTCACTGTTTCTTTGAATCATGCTCtgcaaacatgaaaaaaaaaattatacctgTTAAACAGTACCATATTTCCTCTTTGTTTCCAGGTACCAGTTATTCCCTCAGTTGTTCCTGTGATCTCGCACCTGGTCTGGCACTGAGCTGTTTATGGGGGCTAGTTAGGTTCACTAAGAGTCATAGGGTTAGCTCACTGATTCCTTGGGGTTGATACATGGATTTATAGCATTTGTCACCTCCCACTACTGCTGGTATACTAGATACCATTATTGTACTGGAGTAATTTAGTGAGTACATGTTTGAGTGCAAATTAATATCCTTGGAAGACATAATCCCTGCCAAAATTATTAACTATAATTTTACCAGATGCATTCTGATTTATAACAATTCATTCAAAATTACAGATTCAAATTAGTATATTGAACAGGTGTTTCTCTACCGCATTAAAATGTTGCTCATCTTTGTAAAATGGAAGAATGTTCATTCTTATTTGTTAATTTTCAGAGATATTAAATGTCTATTTCAAAAAGAAGCTGGAAGAACTTAATGTTATTATGGCTGAATCTTATGAGAGTGATCAACTTGGGAATCATGAACCTTCTGAAAGTAGTAATGCCTCTGACTGGCATTGTGGAATGGATATTGATGGTCAAGAAGTTTCAGAGAGTAACTTCTTGGTAAAGAACATTGGAAAAGTTGTTGGTGATCTTAGATGTCTTGGTTTTACATCAGTGACTGAAGATGCTTATTCCTCTGCTATAATCTGGCTCTTAAAGGTCTGTATTCCCTGCTTTGTCTATGACCTACTGCGTCACATATTTTGGCATAGATAGTAGATACTCTTGAATTTCTTTTACTAACCTTGTATTATCTCTCATTCTCATTCCTCAGTCTAAAGTTTATGAACTAGCTGGTGATGATTATAGAGTTCCTGTCCTTGGTTGTGTGAAGAAGTGGATTCAGGTACTGTCTCATCTCACCATTTTGCAAAGAATGAAATTTGGGTTTCCGAATGTAGATTTTCTCCGCCGATGTTCTCTGACATGAAATTCGGATCTTGTCAGGCTGTTCCTCTTCAATTTCTGCATGCTCTTTTAACATATCTTGGCGACTCGGTGGACTATGACAGTGGATCTTCTGGTCTAAAATCACCATTAGCCTCACGTCCTTCTTCTTTCCCAGGGATCGGTGTTCCTTCTGAAGCCCTTGTGCGATGGCACATGCGGCTTGAGTATTTTGCTTATGAAACCTTGCAGGACCTACGAATTGGCAAACTTTTTGAAATAATTGTAGATTACCCTGAGAGGTCAGTCATTTTTCCCTATATGGTACTGTGATAGGGGGCTTTGACAATCCAAATATTGTTTATGCTTGTTGAATAGTTTTCTTCTGTCCTGTGAAGCTTAGCATACATAGACTTTGGAGACTTGATAGATGAGATTACTTTTGCAATGTCCATCTTGAAAACATTTACGTTCTCGCAAGCTATCTTCATTTAACTGGAAGAATTGTTTAATTTCTTATTGTGGCTCATCAATGGGCATCTCATCATTtctgttgattttttttctctgtaTGGCTAATGAGTTTTGTTCTTTATTCCACCTCGATGCcttaaaagttaaaacaaaCATCCTGTTTTGTTTCATCTATCATATTCTGTATACATTTTTAGGACTTTTGTCATCTGATCTGTAGGAGTTGATCAAATTTCTTAATACATCCATCTGAAGCTTCCGAGCTACCATATGAATTCTACCTTTGGTCTCACTCTCTTATTCATATCTTATTTTCTTAATAACTGATGTCAAATCCATACACATTTTTTGCGCATTGATGTAGCTCTCCCGCTATTGAGGACCTAAAGCTGTGTTTGGAGTACACGGGCCAGCACTCTAAGCTTGTTGACTCATTTATCTCGTCACTTAGATATCGTCTACTTACTGCTGGTGCGTCAACAAATGATATATTGCACCAATACGTGTCCACTATCAAGGCATTGCGGACAATTGACCCCACTGGCGTGTTCTTGGAGGCAGTTGGTGAACCAATTAGGGATTATCTGAGAGGTAGAAAAGACACAATCAAATGCATAGTGACAATGCTAACTGATGGGTCTGGAGGAAATGCAAGTGGAACAGGAAATGCAGGTGACAATCTTCTGGAAGAGTTGAACAGAGATGCTGAAAACCAGGAAAATGCTGATTATGACAATCATGCAAACATTGAtgagaaacaagcatggctaaATTCTCAAAGGTATATTTTCGTCATTCAATTGATCGTAATGTCACTTGTGAGTTCTAAGAACTCTAAATAACACGTTACTGTGACTTGAACTTTTACAGCTGGGAACCTGATCCTGTAGAAGCAGACCCATTGAAAGGCAGCAGGAATAGAAGGAAAGTTGATATACTTGGACTAATGGTTAGTATAATTGGCTCAAAGGATCAACTAGTCAACGAATATCGTGTAATGCTGGCAGAAAAGCTGCTCAACAAAGCTGACTTTGAAATAGATTCAGATATTCGCACGTTGGAACTCCTGAAGGTTAGACTGTTAATTTTGTGGTAGACCTATTTTTAATTCTGTATCCAAGAGATTTGGCTGTCACATGACACACTATTTTTTCGCTACAACAgtgatatttttatttttgcagattCATTTTGGTGAGAGCAGCATGCAGAAGTGTGAGATTATGCTTAATGACTTGATTGACTCAAAGAGAACCAATTCGAACATCAAAACATCTTTGCTAAAGTCATCTCAAACTGGTATACCTCAAATGCCACCAGTCTCTTTACAAAATAAAGCTCAATTATACTGCAACTACattttgattcttttttttagttCCTGGGCAAGAGGAGGCAGAAATATCTCATGATATTCTTGATGCAACAATAATATCGTCCAACTTTTGGCCACCAATTCAGGTATGCCATAAGGATATTTAAATCATGATTAACTAGTCAGAACCTATCAATTTCTTCTTGAGCAAAAACAGTTGGGGAAACTCCTATGGTTATATATATTTGTATCTATGGAAAAGGACTGTAGACGGCCCAAGAGAATAATCTCAGTATCTTTGAATCGTCAAGCATTTAAACGGTTAATAGATTCTGACTCTTAATCACTGAATATGTTGCCATAACCCTTTTGCCACTGCAATTATTCAAATCATGGTCACACCTATATACTGCAGATGATGAGAGTCGTTTCTGTCACTACCATCAATAACTGTCACAAAAAGTTTCTAACACTGATTTTTTCAACTTTTCATGAGAGAATATCAAATATTTTGGAGATAATTTGACCAGTGAGTATTTTCTATTTCTTATATGTTCTGTATTTATCGATGGCTTGGTATCCGGTGCAAATGCAGACAGAAGACCTTGTTGTTCCTGCTTCAGTTGATCAGTTGTTATCTAATTATGCAAAAAGATTTCATCAGATAAAAACTCCACGGAAGCTGTTATGGAAGAAAAATCTTGGAACAGTCAAGGTTAGAAAAACAAGTTTAATTGATGGGTACTATGAAAATTGTCCTCGTATGAATAGAAGTGGGTATAACACTTAATTTGCTTTTCTAGTTAGAACTGGAATTTGAGGGAAGAAGCATGCAGTTTACTGTGGCTCCTGTTCATGCTGCAATCATAATGCGATTTCAAGAGAAACCTAGGTAATGAAAGAACTACCTTATTGTATGCCTCATGTGTATTCTCTTGACTAAATCTACGAAACTTTCCAGTTGGACTTCAAAGACACTTGCTACAGAAATTGGCATACCTATGGATTCTCTTAACAGAAGGATAAGCTTCTGGACAAGCAAGGTCTGGCCCACATATATCAATGGATAATTTAATTGTTTATATGAAATATGCTCGTCATTATGCAGATCATGTTAACACTACCATCACCATTGAATATACCAGCAAATATGAAACTGGGTCTAACCAATATTATTGTATACAGTTGTTTTGGCTAAAGTCTGATGGACTAAATAGTTGATAACACATAGATTTAGGGTTCCACACGAGTTATATTTATTGTTTTCGTTATCTGTAATAGAAATAAATACAGGATATTCTTAATCTTAGACATGACTACATGACTTAGGCTACATGATATCTGTGCATGCATTTTCTCAGATTTAACATTACTGTAATATGATATAGGGGATCCTGACAGAATCAGCAGGACCAGATGCCGATGATCACACCTTTACTGTTGTTGATAGCATGTCTGATGTCAACAAAAACAGTATTGCGAATGAACGCTTGGCAGAGTATCAAATGACTGAGGATGAAGGTGAAAGCTCTGTGGCTTCAGTTGAGGAACAACTTAAGAAAGAAATGACTGTGTACGAGGTATGGCTCGAAAGGAAGAAATACTGGATAAATCAAGATTTACATTTTGTTTGTGTTCATTTTCAATCATTTGAATGCTGTGTGCACTGCAGAAATTTATCATTGGAATGCTAACCAATTTTGGGAGTATGTCACTGGACAGGATACATAACACTTTAAAGGTAAGATCAAGACCATGTCACAAGTGCCTTTATCTGATATTGGTCTTTTTATCTACTTGACCTTTTGATTCCTTTTCAAACTGCTCAtttttcagatgttctgtataGCAGAGCCATCATATGACAAGTCACTGCAGCAGCTGCAAAGTTTTCTTTCTGGTCTAGTAGCGGATGAAAAGCTAGAAACGAGGGATGGGTTATACTTGCTAAAGAGGTAGCAGTTGTCTATATTAGGATAACCAGTTGTTAGATTGAAGGTGTTGAATAATCAAACAAAACATAATTGTTAGCACCATGCTGTTGGGTTCCTTAAATATTTTAGTATTTTATCCTAGAAAGTAAAGATCAGGATCATTGATGACCCCATGTTGTACTTTGTCACTCTCCGTGCATCTTTGAATGGAGGTGCTGTAATATTCTGATATTTTCCAGTTGTTGAGAAACAGCAACCATAAAAAACTCTACCTGCGAGGGGCATTAATGTAAGAAGAAGACCTCTCACGCAGGCCGAGAAAACCCCTGCCCCACCTTTACACAGGGGCGCCGTAACCCATACGGGTGCTTTGGCGTGTAGgcaggcgaggggatttttttaacctcagcctgaaattcgctcccaccgggagtcgaacccaggacctgaggagtgctaCTGAGGCCACCTAACCAATTCGGCTAGGCACCCTTTCGCAGAAACAGCAACCATAGCTATTGAAGAGTTAGTTCTTAGACCTTGTAGATATTtgttttgaatttaaaattcCCTAATTGAATTggctatttattttttttggatcTGTTTTACGCCCAGTGATTATCATAAATTTAAAGTTGAATCGAAAGTTCGCAACAGCCCATGCAACCACCTAGCCGAATGCAGGCTCCAATTTCCTTGCCCTTGGCAGCTGATCACCTAATACTTTTTGTGATGGCCGCATGATCACCTAATATAGTTTTTTTGGTGAAATTATCCTTTTCAGGGATAGATTTGTCACTACTTTAACATAGGAAAAAAATCTACATATAATTGGAAGGTGTGCTACTTTTTTTTACTGCCAAACACTCCCGTTGCCACCTtgtttcatttgtttgactcAATGAAATAAAGGTGGAAGGTGTTTCTTAATATTGCATTTTTTAAAAAGTTTTGATTAACGAGAATTAGTATCTCTAAGAGCTGTAGGTTTCTAACCACTTAGCATCACCAGAAAACATTTTCATTTGCATTACTCAATGAAAAACATTTTTAAAAACTACTAATGTTACATGACAGACGCTAGTCTGCTTTACATGATTCCATGAAAACTGAAATGACATCATGCCAAACACTTGACCATGTAAGGCCCTTCAAGCTCATAACCCAACTTGCGGTAATAGTGGCGAGTACCAACTCCTGAAATCACAGCCAATTTCTTGGAACGGTGTTCCCTTCGAACGATTCTCTCTGCTTCTTCCATTAGTAGAGTTCCATAACCCTATCGATGAGCATGGACAGAACAAATGTTAAACAGCTGTTAAAGCAGATAACATCTGTTTTGCAGAATAATAAATGGATATGGACAGAATGCTTACGATGGACTGTGGCTGTtccattataaaagaataaatggCTTCAGGCATCACAATTAGCAAACTAAGATTTGGCACCAAAGAATTATTTGGGGAAATTGAACGGACTACAGCAGAAAGCACTAATTTTCATTTTCAGTGTTTCTCCTGGCTTTAAGCAGTGTGTTGGAGCATGTCTGAGTATTAGTGGTGTCTCTCCTGGCTATAAAGCAGTGTGTTGGAGCATGTTGGAGTCATAGTGGTGTTTTATCTCTGGTGTGACAAGAATGGCTGGAATCTATCACTAACCACTTAGCTTTGTTCCATTTGAATTAACATGTATTTCACTCAATCAATTCTTCTTCACCATGGCTGATAAATACAACCTCAGTAGATAACCCTTGGTGAAATGTAACAAAGCTAGACACACTACATCATTTTTAGTTGACCTTACACTACTGAGGAGTTTAAATACTTGGCTCAATTTAGAACAGTGACTACAATTGATCAAGCATAACATGAGATCAGAATATCTAATTTCTAAACATGGTAGCCTCAAGGACCAAAATCCTGGGTGTTGATCATATAGTGTGATAGTGTCTTTTCATCTAACTTCGCTAAAATTACCTGGTGCTGTAGTTTATCTGCATCACGACCATGCACAGGGACTGCAGTTCCATAGACATGAAGCTCACGAACAATTGAACACCTCCCTACTAGTTCAGGGCATGTAACATTACGGCCACATTTACGCAAGCGCAGTAGGCCAATCAGGATATCCTGTAAAATTCATGAAAAGTAAGCTGTGAATATATTGCATCAGATCAAGAAGGCAAGAGATTGTACTTTAGCTGTTTAGACCCTAATCTCTGTAGAACAATTGTAACATGGAGAATTGAAAGATCCAAATCAGTAGAGAAAGGGTGGAGATTATAATCACACTAGAAAATACACTATACAGGAACACATCATACTCCAGAATTCACATCCCTGTGATACAAGCACTTcctttataaaaaaaacatccTTGTGATCCCACAAATTGGGATGGCAGGTTATAAATACCTGTCGTGTATCCTCATAAGAAAGGAACGTCTCCCAACCCTCATTTGCAGCATAGTCACGCCTGACAAGCTCTACTTCATCTGGCCTGATTTTATGATGAATATCCTACATACAGATGCACAACTAGGAAAATGTGGAGACATCCTTATTTAATATAGGTGAAATGATTTTACTATGTGTTTCGTATTTACCTGAATCCCTGCCTCACGGGTTCTGACATCTCGGCATTTCAAGCCCAGATCTTCCATCCGAGCCAAAGCAAGCTCACGAAGGTTACCTTTCTCGACACCAGAAGTGACAAGAGGCATAGGAATATCTCTCTGGACCCGATACACTCGTGTCCATGGTGGTACCATAGACAGAATCCTAGCCACAATATCGACCAACAGCTCAGGTGGATAATTTCTATATCTGTGACGCAGCAAATGCTACCATGTTAGCCATGGTTTTCTGAACCCTTGTTACAAGTACAGAAGTTCTTACCCTTAAATTTCATAAAGAATAACCACAATAAGGTAGATAAAATTTAGCAAGACACTTGAGCTGCCAGTTTTCCAGAGCTCATAAAGACCAGTTCCACGAATGACAAGTGTTGGATAAATCTTAAGACCATCGGCTCGGAATGCTGGACTTTCAAAAAACTCTCTGAAACTTTCCAGATCTCTTTCAACTCCAACATTAGGTAAATCTGGCATCATGTGGGCAACCACCTGTCAACAGGGTGAATCAAGACAATTAGAATTAGAACAATCATAAACAAAACAAGCAACAAAATCAACCAAACAATGCTATGTGATGAA
This sequence is a window from Panicum virgatum strain AP13 chromosome 7K, P.virgatum_v5, whole genome shotgun sequence. Protein-coding genes within it:
- the LOC120641296 gene encoding anaphase-promoting complex subunit 2-like, coding for MEADDADGSLDSWAQFCSLSNELLGGDGDLSVGPRLAPVVADLCTRGLATLVRDYFLHSLEETFRNNAVRKFWQHFHPYCSASAVDRIKFCVKEHWPDEILSRALEDICLEKSYQEKCVFVLVHALQSYEDRMSKRKLKAVDCSSSLMPRYQLMVSSVLLTTLPSSFPEILNVYFKKKLEELNVIMAESYESDQLGNHEPSESSNASDWHCGMDIDGQEVSESNFLVKNIGKVVGDLRCLGFTSVTEDAYSSAIIWLLKSKVYELAGDDYRVPVLGCVKKWIQAVPLQFLHALLTYLGDSVDYDSGSSGLKSPLASRPSSFPGIGVPSEALVRWHMRLEYFAYETLQDLRIGKLFEIIVDYPESSPAIEDLKLCLEYTGQHSKLVDSFISSLRYRLLTAGASTNDILHQYVSTIKALRTIDPTGVFLEAVGEPIRDYLRGRKDTIKCIVTMLTDGSGGNASGTGNAGDNLLEELNRDAENQENADYDNHANIDEKQAWLNSQSWEPDPVEADPLKGSRNRRKVDILGLMVSIIGSKDQLVNEYRVMLAEKLLNKADFEIDSDIRTLELLKIHFGESSMQKCEIMLNDLIDSKRTNSNIKTSLLKSSQTVPGQEEAEISHDILDATIISSNFWPPIQTEDLVVPASVDQLLSNYAKRFHQIKTPRKLLWKKNLGTVKLELEFEGRSMQFTVAPVHAAIIMRFQEKPSWTSKTLATEIGIPMDSLNRRISFWTSKGILTESAGPDADDHTFTVVDSMSDVNKNSIANERLAEYQMTEDEGESSVASVEEQLKKEMTVYEKFIIGMLTNFGSMSLDRIHNTLKMFCIAEPSYDKSLQQLQSFLSGLVADEKLETRDGLYLLKR